The Arcanobacterium pinnipediorum genome includes a region encoding these proteins:
- the purN gene encoding phosphoribosylglycinamide formyltransferase, producing the protein MEKVKARIAVLVSGNGSNLQAILDAQADGILTHGHVALVISSNNTAYGLERARLAGIPTAVVRSRDFSSRDDFDNALSAVIDDHRIDLIVLAGYMSILSEGFVHRYRRRIINIHPSLIPAFAGEGFYGLKVHEAALAAGVKVSGATVHYVNEVCDGGEILEQQTVRVLPTDSPQDLQQRVLTQVEHVIYPRVIDQLSKEIVGNHHDS; encoded by the coding sequence GTGGAAAAGGTAAAAGCACGTATTGCAGTCTTGGTATCGGGTAACGGTAGTAATCTTCAAGCTATTTTAGATGCCCAGGCAGATGGCATTCTAACTCACGGACACGTAGCTCTAGTTATTAGTAGCAACAACACAGCATATGGTTTAGAACGTGCACGCCTAGCTGGCATCCCAACTGCAGTTGTTCGCTCTCGTGATTTTTCATCACGCGATGACTTTGATAATGCCTTAAGCGCTGTTATCGACGACCATCGCATTGACCTGATCGTGCTAGCTGGATACATGTCCATTCTCAGTGAGGGATTCGTCCATCGCTATCGACGGCGCATCATCAATATTCATCCCTCACTTATCCCTGCGTTTGCTGGGGAGGGCTTCTATGGATTGAAGGTCCACGAGGCTGCCTTGGCCGCTGGAGTGAAAGTTTCTGGCGCTACTGTCCATTACGTCAACGAGGTATGTGATGGTGGCGAGATTCTCGAACAGCAAACAGTACGAGTTTTGCCCACCGATAGTCCACAAGATCTACAACAACGTGTCCTTACCCAAGTCGAACACGTTATTTATCCACGTGTCATCGACCAACTATCTAAAGAAATTGTAGGTAACCATCATGACAGCTAA
- a CDS encoding IMP cyclohydrolase produces the protein MTANSIVSYLGSKSYPGRTLVLAVSPDARTATIIYFIMGRSANSQNRIFVDDGDVVRTQAFDESKVEDPSLIIYPIYRYFGSTHVFTNGDQTETIYQGLTAGLLPTEALQERECEPDAPNFTPRISLIAQPEGYSLNIIKAADETGHSSLHFDFNYPYLAGRGHCIHTYREDGSPTPSFSGEPVDVTYEDELGKKIWDAINPNYKVSLLEATLDLNTHEIVNMSLFNKHEEVR, from the coding sequence ATGACAGCTAACTCCATTGTCTCTTATCTTGGAAGTAAGTCATATCCTGGCCGAACGCTAGTACTTGCAGTATCGCCCGACGCTCGCACTGCCACGATCATCTATTTCATTATGGGGCGTAGCGCCAATAGCCAAAATAGAATTTTCGTCGACGACGGTGACGTTGTACGTACCCAAGCTTTCGATGAGTCAAAAGTTGAAGATCCGAGTTTAATTATTTATCCAATTTACCGATACTTTGGATCCACGCACGTTTTTACTAACGGTGACCAGACTGAGACCATCTATCAAGGACTTACAGCTGGTTTGCTCCCTACAGAGGCACTCCAAGAACGCGAGTGTGAACCAGATGCACCAAACTTTACTCCTCGTATCTCTTTGATAGCCCAGCCTGAGGGGTATTCACTGAACATTATCAAGGCAGCAGATGAAACCGGGCACTCTTCGCTCCACTTCGATTTCAACTATCCTTATCTAGCTGGACGTGGTCATTGTATTCATACCTACCGTGAAGATGGCTCGCCGACACCTAGCTTTAGCGGTGAACCTGTTGATGTGACTTACGAAGATGAACTGGGTAAGAAAATATGGGATGCGATCAACCCTAACTATAAGGTTTCCTTGCTAGAAGCCACTCTCGATCTCAACACCCATGAGATTGTTAATATGTCACTGTTTAATAAGCATGAGGAAGTGCGATGA
- a CDS encoding phosphoribosylaminoimidazolecarboxamide formyltransferase: protein MNQLELKYGNNPHQKPARISIDEPNQLPLTVLNGKAGYINLLDALNGWQLVRELKEATGLPAATSFKHVSPTSAAIGRRLPEVLKKISFVEDIAGLDDSPLASAYVRARGTDRMCSFGDFVALSDVCDVVTAQCIKREVSDGVIAPGYEPEALKILQSKRNGNYTVLQIDPSYEPSEIETKDVFGITFTQHRNDLKIDESLLDNIVTANTQLSLENKQDLLIGLITLKYTQSNSVCYSYQGQAIGVGAGQQSRIHCTRLAGDKADTWFLRQHPKVLDLQFREDLGRANRDNVIDSYINQNEEDVCAEGIWQQYFTRQPQPLTDGEKKEFLSSISGVSLASDAFFPFSDNIKRAVKSGVSYVVQPGGSIRDDAVIDECNTHNIVMVCNGIRLFHH, encoded by the coding sequence ATGAATCAGCTAGAACTTAAATATGGCAATAATCCGCATCAAAAACCGGCACGCATTTCAATCGATGAACCAAATCAGTTACCACTGACAGTGCTCAACGGAAAAGCTGGATACATCAATTTGCTCGATGCGCTCAACGGTTGGCAGCTTGTGCGCGAGCTGAAAGAGGCTACCGGGCTACCGGCAGCGACGTCGTTCAAACACGTCTCGCCAACCTCGGCAGCAATCGGTCGGCGACTGCCAGAAGTGTTAAAAAAGATATCGTTCGTTGAAGATATTGCAGGTTTAGACGATTCTCCACTTGCCAGTGCATACGTTCGAGCACGGGGAACTGATCGGATGTGCTCCTTTGGTGACTTTGTTGCCCTAAGCGATGTTTGTGACGTTGTTACTGCGCAGTGTATCAAGCGCGAAGTCTCTGATGGGGTTATTGCACCAGGATATGAGCCCGAAGCTCTTAAAATTCTGCAAAGTAAACGCAACGGGAACTATACCGTTTTACAAATTGACCCGTCCTATGAACCAAGCGAAATCGAAACCAAGGATGTTTTTGGAATAACATTCACCCAACATCGCAATGATTTAAAAATCGATGAGTCACTGTTAGACAATATCGTTACGGCTAATACGCAACTGTCACTCGAAAATAAACAAGACTTACTCATCGGCTTGATTACGTTGAAATACACGCAATCAAATTCAGTGTGCTATTCCTATCAAGGGCAAGCTATTGGCGTTGGTGCCGGGCAGCAGTCACGTATTCACTGTACTCGACTAGCTGGAGACAAAGCCGATACATGGTTCTTACGCCAACACCCAAAGGTCCTTGATTTGCAATTCCGTGAGGATTTAGGACGCGCTAATCGAGATAACGTTATTGATAGTTACATCAACCAAAATGAAGAAGATGTTTGCGCTGAAGGTATTTGGCAACAGTATTTCACCCGTCAGCCTCAACCTTTAACCGATGGAGAGAAGAAGGAATTCTTAAGTTCTATCTCTGGGGTTAGCCTGGCATCTGATGCCTTCTTCCCGTTCTCAGATAACATCAAGCGCGCTGTTAAGAGTGGTGTTTCGTATGTGGTCCAACCAGGAGGCTCGATTCGTGACGATGCGGTCATAGACGAATGCAACACCCATAATATTGTTATGGTCTGTAACGGAATCCGACTCTTCCACCACTGA
- the purD gene encoding phosphoribosylamine--glycine ligase, whose translation MKVCIIGSGGREYAIATKLLADNPDITLDVIPGNDAMTFARIHPEIAATDILAIVDFCVRNDIDLCVVAPDDPLVLGLVDALEDAGISCFGPRQSGAMLEGSKRFAKEFMVKHGIPTAGYAQFSDVESARDYVRNASYPLVIKADGLALGKGVVIVSDLAQAEEVLQNFMVDLKFGTNSASVIIEEFLTGPEISVLAFCDGTTIKPMTSSMDHKKIFDADRGPNTGGMGCIAPNPVFTSEIESEFERTIMYPTLEGMIADGLDFRGCLYFGLMLTDKGLAVIEYNARFGDPETQVVLPLLTSNLLDIFMATSAGRLAEVDVEFSENCATCVVMACEGYPDNPIKGNVISYDPDVEPYLVFAGVKRNQDGELESSSGRVLNVLGFGATLGDAINSAYHHVGKVSFAHSHYRTDIGTKAREIEAQHDL comes from the coding sequence GTGAAAGTTTGTATTATTGGCAGTGGCGGTCGCGAGTATGCCATTGCAACGAAACTCTTAGCAGACAACCCGGATATCACCCTTGATGTTATTCCAGGTAATGATGCCATGACCTTTGCTCGGATCCATCCGGAAATTGCTGCAACTGATATTCTGGCCATCGTCGATTTTTGTGTGCGCAACGATATCGATCTGTGTGTCGTTGCTCCAGATGATCCACTCGTACTAGGTTTGGTTGATGCGTTAGAAGATGCAGGAATTTCTTGCTTTGGTCCGCGCCAATCGGGTGCAATGCTTGAAGGCTCGAAACGGTTTGCTAAAGAATTCATGGTTAAGCATGGAATTCCCACTGCCGGTTACGCACAATTTAGCGATGTGGAAAGCGCTCGGGACTATGTCCGAAACGCGTCATACCCATTGGTGATTAAAGCAGACGGCCTCGCACTAGGTAAAGGCGTTGTAATTGTTTCAGATCTGGCTCAGGCAGAAGAAGTTCTGCAAAACTTCATGGTGGATTTGAAGTTTGGAACTAACTCTGCATCGGTCATTATCGAAGAGTTCTTAACTGGTCCTGAAATTTCTGTTTTGGCATTTTGTGATGGCACGACGATTAAACCAATGACGTCAAGTATGGATCACAAAAAAATCTTCGATGCAGATCGTGGCCCGAACACCGGTGGTATGGGATGTATTGCGCCAAATCCGGTGTTTACGAGCGAAATTGAGTCTGAATTCGAACGCACCATTATGTACCCTACTCTAGAAGGCATGATTGCCGACGGTCTGGATTTTCGCGGTTGTCTCTACTTCGGTTTGATGCTTACCGATAAGGGCCTGGCAGTTATTGAATACAATGCGAGATTCGGTGATCCGGAAACCCAAGTAGTTTTGCCGCTATTGACCTCTAACTTACTCGATATATTCATGGCCACTAGCGCCGGACGCCTCGCGGAGGTTGACGTGGAGTTTTCTGAAAACTGTGCAACATGCGTTGTTATGGCATGCGAAGGCTACCCGGATAATCCAATTAAAGGCAATGTTATTTCTTACGATCCTGACGTCGAACCCTACCTGGTCTTTGCTGGTGTAAAACGCAACCAGGATGGCGAACTGGAAAGCTCTTCGGGCCGAGTCCTTAACGTCTTGGGTTTTGGCGCAACCTTAGGCGATGCGATCAACTCCGCCTACCATCATGTGGGCAAGGTTTCCTTTGCTCACAGCCACTACCGTACCGATATCGGAACCAAAGCACGCGAAATTGAGGCTCAACATGATCTCTAG
- a CDS encoding phosphoribosylformylglycinamidine synthase — protein MISRIYVEAQADKNPAANSLVEHIHTFLNITSVRSVRIINRYDCENVSPQVFTQAITNVFAQPPLDHYFTELELDPNDSVFAVSYLPGQYDQRADSAAVCIQMMAQVEKPRVSYACLYVISGDITPAELAKIKAYLINPVDSHEVSLDMPQSLALNTTPAQRIPEVENFISFSHSQLQQYLVDSDAAMDLADLKMVQEYFAGLKRNPTETELKVIDTYWSDHCRHTTFNTALDDVTISDERVASTYESYLAIKADINPDKPVTLMNIATMAMKHLRAEGKLDQLDISDEINACTINIDVDVDGQTEQWLLLFKNETHNHPTEIEPFGGAATCIGGAIRDPLSGRAYVYAAMRVTGAGNPLQTMEETLPGKLPQRKIVKVAADGYSSYGNQIGLATSFIDEFYDPSYVAKRLEIGAVIGAVKKSDIQRSAPEPGDLIVLIGGATGRDGIGGATGSSRSHDVHSVSEYGAQVQKGNALEERKLQRLFRNSDVTRIIKKCNDFGAGGVSVAIGELADGLRIDLDRVYKKYDGLNATEIAISESQERMALVIAPEDLAVLSEHCYAENVAMAVVAEVTAEPMLTMSYMGQEVVRLERSFLDTNGAPKSMDVTVHPAKEVPQPRVTNWGDGVRELMGDLNHCSKEGLIQQFDSTIGAHTVLMPLGGKYQKTPIQAMAHKLPVLDGQTTTCSVMAYGFNPVVSKYDPYQGAYDAVIDSVAKVIAAGADPHQVHLSFQEYFPSLKKDREKWGLPLASLMGAFQAQLDVDMAAIGGKDSMSGTFESYEVIPTLVSFAVSVGSVDSLISPEFKTPGNKLYLVSPQKISRGYFADVAQDIRDGKIVSAYSLTGCSISEAAVKMSLGNRRGVDFAPDFDPLASFVPVRGGFLCETTTDLDNGVYLGQITDEFVLRHGDTTIDLAQIQQIYEAKLEPVYPVQSGIEDPTPRPVTGSGEVTRYTGKPVSRPRVLIPVFPGTNCEYETAAAWKKAGAEPEVMVINNLSVQDIEKSIDRFATELGSSHILFIPGGFSGGDEPDGSAKFITSFMRNAKVSAAISQLLDERGGLIGGICNGFQALIKLGLLPYGKIMEPAADMPTLTYNSIKRHQSSIVNVRVSNSISPWLRNVNPGDIFQVPISHGEGRIVGDVDARNIATQYVNLDGEPTNEIAFNPNNSLQAIEGLVSDDGRVFGKMGHAERYSDGCYLNVPGDYDMQIFASAVAYFTS, from the coding sequence ATGATCTCTAGAATCTACGTCGAAGCACAGGCAGACAAGAACCCAGCTGCGAATAGTTTGGTAGAACATATCCACACGTTCTTAAATATCACGTCGGTGCGTAGCGTGCGGATTATTAATCGCTATGACTGTGAAAACGTCTCGCCACAGGTATTTACACAGGCAATCACTAATGTTTTTGCCCAGCCTCCTCTCGATCACTATTTCACTGAGCTTGAACTAGATCCGAATGATTCGGTATTCGCAGTTAGCTACCTGCCTGGACAATACGATCAGCGTGCTGATAGCGCGGCGGTGTGTATTCAGATGATGGCTCAAGTTGAAAAACCACGAGTAAGCTATGCTTGCCTGTACGTTATTAGTGGGGATATTACCCCAGCCGAACTTGCCAAAATCAAAGCCTATCTCATTAATCCAGTCGATTCGCATGAAGTTTCACTGGACATGCCGCAGTCACTGGCATTGAACACTACTCCGGCGCAACGCATACCGGAAGTTGAGAACTTTATTTCGTTTTCACACTCCCAGCTTCAACAGTATTTAGTCGATTCGGATGCGGCAATGGATCTGGCAGATCTGAAGATGGTCCAAGAATATTTTGCGGGCCTAAAACGCAATCCAACCGAAACTGAACTCAAAGTCATCGATACCTACTGGTCAGATCACTGCCGGCACACCACGTTTAATACGGCACTTGACGATGTCACTATTAGCGATGAGCGCGTGGCTTCTACCTATGAATCGTATCTGGCTATTAAGGCTGACATTAATCCAGATAAACCTGTGACGTTGATGAACATTGCAACGATGGCGATGAAGCATTTGCGAGCTGAAGGTAAGCTCGACCAACTCGATATTAGCGATGAAATCAATGCCTGTACGATCAATATCGACGTCGATGTTGATGGACAAACCGAACAATGGCTGTTGTTGTTTAAGAACGAAACGCACAACCATCCAACCGAAATTGAACCTTTTGGTGGCGCAGCAACCTGTATCGGTGGCGCAATTCGTGATCCGCTATCTGGTAGAGCCTACGTGTATGCTGCAATGCGTGTCACAGGGGCAGGTAATCCGTTGCAAACTATGGAAGAAACTCTTCCCGGTAAGTTGCCGCAGCGTAAGATTGTCAAGGTTGCTGCAGATGGATACTCCTCGTATGGCAACCAGATTGGTCTTGCAACATCTTTTATTGACGAATTCTATGATCCTTCTTATGTAGCTAAACGCCTCGAAATTGGTGCGGTGATAGGGGCTGTTAAGAAATCTGATATTCAGCGTTCTGCTCCTGAGCCGGGCGATCTCATCGTTTTGATCGGTGGGGCAACGGGCCGAGACGGGATCGGCGGAGCAACTGGATCATCTCGGTCACACGATGTGCATTCGGTTAGCGAATATGGGGCACAGGTTCAAAAGGGTAATGCTCTTGAAGAACGTAAACTCCAGCGCCTGTTCCGAAATTCTGACGTCACGCGAATCATCAAGAAATGTAATGATTTTGGGGCTGGCGGTGTTTCGGTTGCGATTGGCGAATTAGCTGATGGGCTGCGAATTGATCTTGATCGAGTATATAAGAAATATGATGGTCTAAACGCAACTGAAATTGCGATTAGCGAATCCCAAGAGCGGATGGCGTTAGTTATTGCGCCTGAGGATCTTGCGGTGCTCAGCGAACACTGCTATGCAGAAAATGTGGCGATGGCGGTAGTCGCTGAAGTTACTGCAGAGCCGATGCTGACGATGTCGTATATGGGCCAAGAAGTCGTACGTTTAGAGCGCTCGTTCCTTGATACGAACGGTGCGCCAAAGTCCATGGACGTAACTGTTCACCCCGCCAAGGAAGTTCCGCAACCTCGAGTAACTAACTGGGGTGATGGTGTTCGAGAGCTGATGGGAGATCTTAACCATTGCAGTAAAGAAGGTTTGATCCAGCAGTTCGATTCCACCATTGGTGCACATACTGTCTTGATGCCGCTGGGCGGAAAATATCAAAAGACGCCGATCCAAGCAATGGCACACAAGTTACCTGTGTTAGATGGCCAGACGACTACCTGTTCGGTTATGGCTTATGGGTTTAACCCCGTCGTTAGTAAATATGACCCGTATCAAGGTGCCTACGATGCGGTTATTGACTCGGTGGCAAAAGTTATTGCTGCCGGCGCAGATCCGCATCAAGTCCATTTGTCCTTCCAAGAGTATTTCCCATCGTTAAAGAAAGACCGCGAAAAGTGGGGACTGCCCTTGGCAAGCCTGATGGGAGCTTTCCAAGCACAACTCGATGTGGATATGGCTGCTATCGGTGGAAAAGATTCCATGAGTGGCACGTTTGAATCGTATGAAGTCATACCTACCTTGGTTTCGTTTGCCGTCAGTGTCGGATCTGTCGATTCGCTTATTTCGCCAGAATTTAAAACGCCAGGTAACAAACTTTATCTGGTATCACCACAAAAGATATCGCGCGGATACTTTGCCGATGTCGCACAAGATATTCGCGATGGCAAGATTGTTAGCGCCTACAGCCTAACCGGTTGCTCGATATCAGAAGCGGCTGTGAAAATGTCGCTGGGAAATCGCCGCGGGGTAGACTTTGCGCCAGACTTTGACCCGTTAGCAAGTTTTGTTCCGGTACGTGGTGGATTCTTATGTGAAACAACAACCGATCTTGATAACGGTGTATATCTAGGTCAGATCACCGATGAATTCGTGTTACGGCACGGGGATACAACTATCGATTTAGCTCAGATTCAACAGATTTATGAGGCGAAACTTGAACCTGTCTATCCAGTTCAGTCTGGCATCGAAGATCCCACTCCGCGCCCAGTTACCGGCAGCGGTGAGGTTACGCGTTATACCGGAAAGCCGGTTTCTCGCCCACGGGTACTTATTCCGGTATTCCCCGGTACTAACTGTGAATATGAAACTGCTGCGGCATGGAAGAAGGCAGGTGCTGAGCCGGAGGTCATGGTGATCAACAACCTCTCGGTGCAAGATATTGAAAAGAGCATCGATCGGTTTGCCACTGAGCTTGGCTCATCCCACATCCTCTTTATCCCGGGTGGTTTTTCGGGTGGCGATGAGCCAGATGGTTCGGCAAAGTTCATCACCTCTTTCATGCGCAATGCAAAGGTCTCGGCTGCAATTTCGCAATTGCTAGACGAACGTGGCGGTCTGATCGGCGGTATCTGTAATGGGTTCCAAGCTCTGATTAAGCTTGGTTTGTTGCCGTACGGCAAGATTATGGAGCCGGCTGCAGATATGCCGACGTTGACCTACAATTCGATCAAGCGCCATCAGTCATCTATCGTCAATGTGCGCGTATCGAATTCGATCAGTCCGTGGCTGCGTAACGTAAATCCTGGCGATATTTTCCAGGTTCCGATTTCGCATGGCGAAGGACGGATTGTGGGCGATGTCGATGCGCGCAATATTGCGACCCAATACGTTAATCTCGACGGCGAACCAACGAACGAGATTGCTTTCAATCCTAATAATTCGCTACAGGCGATTGAAGGATTGGTTTCTGACGATGGTCGAGTCTTTGGCAAGATGGGACATGCAGAGCGTTACTCTGATGGGTGTTACCTCAATGTCCCAGGCGATTATGATATGCAGATCTTTGCATCTGCTGTGGCATACTTTACAAGCTAA
- a CDS encoding formate--tetrahydrofolate ligase, with translation MAFLSDIEIAQQAELAPITHIANELGIDSDLVDQYGRFKAKIDLGAIDERKIARNKLVLVTAMSPTPAGEGKTTTTVGLADALHQLGKSVSMALREPSLGPVFGVKGGACGGGYAQVVPMEDINLHFTGDFHAISAANNLLAAMLDNHIYQGNQLGINPKRVVIKRCVDMNDRQLRHVVDGLGSPVDGVSREDGFEITVASEVMAIFCLATSITDLKEKIGNMIVAYTYDNQPVTAEDLGAVGAMTALLKEAIKPNLVQSLEHTPAIVHGGPFANIAHGCNSIVATKLSRSLSDYTVTEAGFGADLGAEKFLDIMCRITATRPNCCVVVGTVRALKMHGGVAKADLDQENVDAVEAGLPNLLKHVENMVEVYNLPTVVALNIFPSDTEAEIALVVAECARRGVQCVRSEVWAHGGSGGVDLAREVIRLCQAPADVTLAYEDQDSIEDKIQKLVRRVYGGNGVDIAPPARRAIAMINSLGLAHLPICVAKTQYSFSDDPRLLGSPRDFTLHVKNIKVNAGAGFIVVYTGDILTMPGLPQTPAAVRIDVDENGVISGLF, from the coding sequence ATGGCTTTTTTATCTGATATTGAGATTGCTCAGCAAGCTGAGCTTGCGCCAATTACACACATTGCGAATGAGTTGGGGATCGATAGTGACCTTGTAGACCAATACGGTCGTTTCAAGGCCAAGATTGATCTTGGAGCTATTGATGAGCGCAAGATTGCGCGTAATAAGTTAGTGCTTGTTACCGCAATGTCTCCCACTCCAGCAGGAGAAGGCAAAACGACGACGACGGTTGGTTTGGCTGACGCGTTGCACCAGTTGGGGAAGAGTGTTTCCATGGCCTTGCGAGAGCCTTCGCTTGGACCGGTTTTTGGTGTCAAAGGCGGTGCCTGTGGTGGGGGATATGCCCAAGTAGTCCCGATGGAAGATATTAATCTGCATTTTACTGGGGATTTCCACGCGATTTCTGCGGCTAATAATTTGCTGGCAGCTATGCTCGATAACCACATTTATCAAGGCAATCAGTTAGGTATTAACCCTAAACGAGTGGTGATTAAACGATGTGTCGATATGAACGATCGGCAGTTGCGTCATGTTGTTGATGGGTTAGGTTCTCCCGTTGATGGAGTGAGCCGAGAAGATGGTTTTGAGATTACGGTTGCAAGTGAGGTTATGGCAATTTTCTGCCTGGCGACGTCCATTACTGATCTGAAAGAAAAGATCGGGAATATGATTGTTGCCTACACCTATGATAATCAGCCAGTCACGGCCGAAGATCTTGGTGCAGTTGGTGCGATGACGGCACTGTTAAAAGAAGCTATTAAGCCGAACTTAGTCCAGTCTTTGGAGCATACGCCGGCTATTGTTCACGGCGGTCCGTTTGCCAACATCGCTCATGGATGTAACTCGATTGTGGCTACCAAACTTTCGCGTAGTCTAAGTGATTATACGGTGACTGAAGCTGGTTTTGGTGCCGATCTAGGAGCTGAAAAGTTCCTAGATATCATGTGCCGTATTACTGCTACCCGGCCAAACTGCTGCGTGGTGGTAGGCACGGTGCGGGCGTTGAAAATGCACGGCGGAGTTGCCAAGGCAGATTTGGATCAGGAAAACGTCGATGCGGTTGAAGCAGGTTTGCCGAATTTGCTTAAGCATGTGGAGAATATGGTTGAGGTTTACAACTTGCCGACTGTGGTTGCACTCAATATTTTCCCCAGTGATACTGAAGCTGAGATTGCGTTAGTCGTTGCCGAATGCGCGCGGCGAGGTGTGCAGTGTGTTCGCTCTGAAGTATGGGCACACGGCGGCAGTGGTGGAGTGGATTTGGCGCGCGAGGTTATTCGGTTGTGTCAAGCGCCAGCGGATGTCACTTTGGCGTACGAGGATCAAGATTCGATTGAGGATAAAATCCAAAAGCTGGTACGCCGTGTTTATGGTGGTAACGGAGTTGATATAGCGCCGCCTGCGCGTCGTGCTATTGCAATGATCAATTCCTTGGGATTGGCTCACTTACCTATTTGTGTTGCCAAAACACAGTACAGTTTTAGTGATGATCCACGTTTGCTCGGTAGCCCGCGCGATTTCACATTGCATGTTAAAAATATTAAGGTCAATGCTGGAGCCGGGTTTATCGTCGTCTATACCGGTGATATTTTGACGATGCCAGGACTGCCGCAGACTCCGGCAGCGGTACGGATCGACGTCGATGAAAACGGAGTTATTAGCGGACTGTTCTAG
- a CDS encoding GNAT family N-acetyltransferase → MQIRPGKYDDVATISEIYSSAREFMKRSGNPDQWADDYPSQAMIIDDIASGCNFVLCDDGGEIHAVFMYRIGPDPTYAHLFGGNWLNDETYGTIHRIASDGTVSGVLAQAIAYADSQCANLRIDTHAHNTKMLSLLPTLGFVECGVIELDDGSLRTAFHRVRS, encoded by the coding sequence ATGCAGATACGTCCTGGCAAGTATGATGACGTTGCTACCATTAGTGAAATTTATTCTTCTGCCCGGGAGTTTATGAAACGTAGCGGTAACCCGGACCAATGGGCTGATGATTATCCGTCGCAAGCGATGATTATTGACGATATAGCTAGTGGATGTAATTTTGTGTTGTGTGATGACGGCGGCGAGATCCATGCCGTTTTCATGTATAGGATTGGCCCAGATCCCACCTATGCTCATCTTTTTGGTGGGAACTGGCTCAATGATGAAACGTATGGCACTATTCACCGTATAGCTTCTGATGGCACCGTATCTGGAGTTTTAGCACAAGCAATAGCCTATGCTGATAGTCAGTGTGCAAATCTTCGAATAGATACTCATGCGCATAATACGAAAATGCTGAGTTTGTTGCCTACGCTGGGCTTCGTCGAATGTGGTGTTATTGAGCTCGATGATGGCAGTTTACGCACCGCCTTCCACCGGGTACGTAGCTAA